The proteins below come from a single Natrinema sp. SYSU A 869 genomic window:
- a CDS encoding DUF5518 domain-containing protein, protein MSRTPILRSLLEDDAWRVALVAGIAALPFTTASYVQTGSEIDFGPVFYAGLLVGYLYGSGSTDRSRVATRVGIIGALPVLWQFGDMVLYVVTETVSSPWFRAFAVAIAAGFAALSFGLAVIVAMIGAWVGDWLAGKFGRIQVPGVAH, encoded by the coding sequence GTGAGTCGCACTCCGATCCTCCGATCCCTGCTCGAAGACGACGCATGGCGAGTCGCGCTCGTCGCCGGTATCGCCGCGCTGCCGTTTACGACCGCCAGCTACGTGCAGACGGGGAGCGAGATCGATTTCGGACCGGTGTTTTACGCCGGCCTCCTCGTGGGCTACCTCTACGGATCGGGCTCGACCGATCGCTCTCGAGTCGCTACTCGAGTCGGGATTATCGGTGCGTTGCCGGTCCTCTGGCAGTTCGGCGATATGGTGCTGTACGTCGTCACCGAAACGGTCTCGTCGCCGTGGTTTCGTGCGTTCGCCGTCGCGATCGCGGCCGGGTTCGCGGCGCTCAGCTTCGGGCTGGCCGTCATCGTCGCGATGATCGGTGCGTGGGTCGGCGACTGGCTGGCCGGGAAGTTCGGTCGAATTCAAGTGCCCGGCGTCGCGCACTGA
- a CDS encoding DUF4147 domain-containing protein has translation MIEDRDRLASSEARETALDCLEAGIEAGHPRTVVRDAVTLEDDTLRVADATYDLTAYDEVVVLGGGNAAAHVATALEDILGDRIDRGVVVTDDPVETERVTVRKGDHPVPSKRGVDGTHAVLEAADAADEDTLVLAAITGGGSALMPAPAGDISLADLQSTTDALLASGADIHEINAVRKHLSALKGGRLARRVAPATVVSLILSDVIGNDLSVIASGPVAPDASTFDDALAVLDRYGIDTSKAVADRLDRGAAGEIDETPGLNDTVFESVSNHIVADGMTVLEAASDAAAERGYEPLVLSSRVRGEARDAAAIHVAIAEEARATGTPVSPPAVILSGGETTVTVRGDGTGGPNQEFATSAALEIEADGGDEDRAESGIESGITVAAVDTDGIDGATDAAGALVDETTVADPDAAREALAENDVYPYLESRDGLLFTGPTGTNLNDLRVLVVD, from the coding sequence ATGATAGAGGACCGCGACCGTCTCGCCTCGAGTGAAGCCCGCGAGACCGCACTCGACTGTCTCGAAGCCGGCATCGAGGCCGGACATCCACGAACGGTCGTCCGCGATGCCGTGACGCTCGAGGACGACACCCTCCGCGTTGCGGACGCGACGTACGATCTCACCGCGTACGACGAGGTCGTCGTCCTCGGCGGCGGAAACGCCGCGGCACACGTCGCCACAGCGCTCGAGGACATCCTGGGCGACCGAATCGACCGCGGCGTCGTCGTCACGGATGATCCCGTCGAAACGGAGCGCGTAACGGTCCGCAAGGGCGATCATCCGGTGCCGAGCAAGCGCGGCGTCGACGGCACGCACGCGGTCCTCGAGGCGGCGGACGCGGCCGACGAGGACACGCTCGTGCTGGCGGCGATTACCGGCGGCGGCAGCGCGCTCATGCCCGCGCCTGCGGGGGACATCTCCCTCGCCGATCTGCAGTCGACGACCGACGCCTTGCTCGCGAGCGGGGCCGACATCCACGAGATCAACGCGGTCCGCAAGCACCTTTCGGCGCTGAAAGGTGGCCGACTGGCGCGCCGTGTCGCTCCCGCGACGGTCGTCTCGCTGATCTTGAGCGACGTCATCGGAAACGACCTGAGCGTGATCGCGAGCGGCCCGGTCGCACCCGACGCGTCGACGTTCGACGACGCGCTCGCGGTCCTCGATCGATACGGGATCGACACATCCAAAGCCGTCGCGGACCGCCTCGATCGCGGCGCTGCCGGCGAGATCGACGAGACGCCCGGGCTCAACGACACAGTGTTCGAGAGCGTCTCGAATCACATCGTCGCCGACGGGATGACCGTGCTCGAGGCGGCCAGCGACGCGGCGGCCGAGCGGGGCTACGAACCGCTCGTGCTCTCCTCGCGCGTTCGCGGCGAGGCCCGCGACGCGGCCGCGATCCACGTCGCGATTGCGGAGGAGGCTCGAGCCACCGGAACGCCGGTTTCGCCGCCGGCTGTGATCCTCTCCGGCGGGGAGACGACGGTGACGGTCCGGGGCGACGGGACGGGCGGACCGAATCAGGAGTTCGCGACGAGCGCGGCGCTCGAGATCGAGGCTGACGGAGGAGACGAGGACAGGGCCGAAAGCGGAATCGAGAGCGGAATCACGGTCGCCGCGGTCGACACCGACGGCATCGACGGCGCGACCGATGCGGCCGGTGCGCTCGTCGACGAAACGACCGTCGCTGACCCCGACGCGGCGCGCGAGGCCCTCGCCGAAAACGACGTCTATCCGTATCTCGAGTCCCGGGACGGCCTGCTTTTCACGGGACCAACGGGGACGAACCTGAACGATCTGCGGGTACTGGTCGTCGACTAG